The Sebastes fasciatus isolate fSebFas1 chromosome 13, fSebFas1.pri, whole genome shotgun sequence genome includes a region encoding these proteins:
- the LOC141780604 gene encoding large ribosomal subunit protein uL3, translating into MSHRKFSAPRHGSLGFLPRKRSRRHRGKAKSFPKDDATKPVHLTAFLGYKAGMTHIVREVDRPGSKVNKKEVVEAVTIVETPPMIVVGVVGYVETPRGLRSFKTIFAEHVSDECKRRFYRNWYKSKKKAFTKYCKKWQDDEGKKQLEKDFNSMKKYCQVIRIICHTQMRLLPLRQKKSHLMEVQLNGGSVSDKVDWAREKLEQAVPVNTVFTQDEMIDVIGITKGHGYKGVTSRWHTKKLPRKTHRGLRKVACIGAWHPARVAFSVARAGQKGYHHRTEINKKIYKIGQGFHTKDGKLVKNNASTEYDISNKSINPLGGFVHYGDVTNDFVMVKGCVVGTKKRVLTLRKSLLVQASRRALEKIDLKFIDTTSKFGHGRFQTMEEKKAFMGPLKKDRIIKEETA; encoded by the exons ATG TCTCACCGTAAATTTTCGGCTCCCCGCCACGGGTCCCTGGGCTTCTTGCCCCGCAAGAGGAGTCGTCGTCACCGTGGTAAGGCCAAGAGCTTCCCCAAGGATGACGCCACCAAGCCCGTGCACCTGACTGCCTTCCTGGGCTACAAGGCTGGCATGACACACATCGTCCGTGAGGTCGACCGACCTGGCTCAA AGGTGAACAAGAAGGAAGTGGTCGAGGCTGTGACCATTGTGGAGACGCCTCCCATGATCGTGGTTGGTGTTGTGGGTTACGTCGAAACCCCCCGTGGCCTGCGTTCCTTCAAGACCATCTTCGCCGAGCACGTCAGTGACGAGTGCAAGCGTCGCTTCTACAGGAACTG GTACAAGTCCAAGAAGAAGGCCTTCACCAAGTACTGCAAGAAATGGCAGGATGATGAGGGCAAGAAGCAGCTGGAGAAGGACTTTAATTCCATGAAGAAGTACTGCCAGGTCATCCGCATCATTTGCCACACACAG ATGCGTCTGCTGCCCCTGAGGCAGAAGAAGTCCCATCTGATGGAGGTGCAGCTGAACGGCGGCAGTGTCTCTGACAAGGTAGACTGGGCACgtgagaagctggagcaggctGTGCCTGTCAACACAGTATTCACTCAGGACGAGATGATCGACGTCATTGGTATCACCAAGGGTCACGGATACAAGG GTGTCACCAGCCGTTGGCACACAAAGAAGCTTCCCCGCAAAACCCATCGTGGTCTGCGTAAGGTGGCCTGTATTGGTGCCTGGCATCCTGCCCGTGTGGCCTTCTCTGTGGCCCGTGCTGGTCAGAAGGGTTACCACCACCGTACTGAGATCAACAAGAAGATCTACAAGATTGGCCAGGGCTTCCACACAAAGGATGGAAAGCTGGTGAAGAACAACGCCTCGACAGAGTACGATATTTCCAACAAGAGCATCAACCCCCTG GGTGGATTTGTCCACTATGGAGATGTGACCAATGACTTTGTCATGGTGAAGGGCTGTGTTGTAGGGACCAAAAAGAGGGTGCTGACTCTGCGCAAG TCACTGCTGGTGCAGGCCAGCCGTCGTGCCTTGGAGAAGATTGACCTCAAGTTTATCGACACCACCTCCAAGTTCGGTCACGGCCGCTTCCAGACCATGGAGGAGAAGAAGGCGTTCATG GGACCACTCAAGAAGGACCGTATCATCAAGGAAGAGACTGCTTGA
- the slc25a39 gene encoding mitochondrial glutathione transporter SLC25A39 isoform X1, with product MGERAVSGSVAAISPVQQMLASGTGALLTSIFVTPLDVVKIRLQAQQKPFRQALACESTAWGGVIRPPKWKCFLYCNGLMDHVYVCQNGTSCNSWYKTPTHFSGTLDAFVKITRHEGLRSLWSGLPPTLVMAVPATVIYFTCYDQLRDFLRYGLGFQGSHIPLVAGGLARLGAVTVISPLELVRTKMQSRQVSYSELRVCIRSAVAQDGLLSLWRGWGPTVLRDVPFSALYWFNYELVKARLCEQSRLTQANFSISFTAGAISGAIAAILTLPFDVVKTRRQIQLGEMDTLGASLKRTTSTWHIMKEIWAEMGYRGLFAGFMPRVIKVAPACAVMISTYEFGKTFFQQMNLDRE from the exons ATGGGGGAACGGGCTGTCAGCGGCTCCGTGGCTGCGATCTCTCCAGTGCAGCAGATGCTGGCTTCTGGTACTGGAGCCCTCCTCACATCTATTTTTG TCACACCGCTGGACGTTGTGAAGATCAGGCTGCAGGCTCAGCAAAAACCGTTCCGCCAAG CTTTAGCTTGTGAATCTACTGCGTGGGGTGGTGTCATCCGCCCTCCCAAGT GGAAATGTTTCTTGTATTGTAATGGACTGATGGATCACGTCTATGTGTGTCAAAATGGAACCAGTTGCAACAGCTGGTACAAAACACCAACACATTTCAGTGGGACACTT GATGCTTTTGTGAAAATCACTCGTCACGAAGGACTCAGGTCTTTGTGGAGTGGACTACCACCAACACT ggtTATGGCTGTACCTGCTACCGTCATCTACTTCACCTGCTACGACCAGCTGCGGGACTTCCTGAGATACGGTCTGGGTTTCCAGGGCAGCCACATCCCTCTCGTTGCTGGGGGCCTGGCCAGAT tgggGGCTGTGACGGTGATCAGCCCTCTGGAGCTGGTCAGGACCAAGATGCAGTCCCGCCAGGTGTCCTACAGCGAACTGCGGGTGTGTATCCGCTCTGCTGTGGCTCAGGACGGACTGCTGTCCCTGTGGAGGGGCTGGGGACCCACCGTCCTCAGAGACGTACCCTTCTCTG CGTTGTACTGGTTTAACTATGAACTGGTAAAGGCCCGGCTGTGTGAACAGTCCCGACTGACTCAGGCCAACTTCTCCATCAGCTTTACAGCAGGAGCCATCTCTGGAGCT ATCGCTGCAATCCTGACGCTGCCTTTTGACGTGGTGAAGACACGGAGACAGATCCAGCTGGGAGAAATGGACACTCTGGGAG CCTCCTTAAAGAGAACCACATCCACATGGCACATAATGAAGGAAATCTGGGCCGAGATGGGCTACAGGGGCCTTTTTGCAG GTTTCATGCCCAGGGTGATCAAAGTGGCCCCAGCCTGTGCTGTCATGATAAGCACCTACGAATTTGGAAAGACCTTCTTCCAACAGATGAACCTCGATCGAGAGTGA
- the slc25a39 gene encoding mitochondrial glutathione transporter SLC25A39 isoform X2: protein MGERAVSGSVAAISPVQQMLASGTGALLTSIFVTPLDVVKIRLQAQQKPFRQGKCFLYCNGLMDHVYVCQNGTSCNSWYKTPTHFSGTLDAFVKITRHEGLRSLWSGLPPTLVMAVPATVIYFTCYDQLRDFLRYGLGFQGSHIPLVAGGLARLGAVTVISPLELVRTKMQSRQVSYSELRVCIRSAVAQDGLLSLWRGWGPTVLRDVPFSALYWFNYELVKARLCEQSRLTQANFSISFTAGAISGAIAAILTLPFDVVKTRRQIQLGEMDTLGASLKRTTSTWHIMKEIWAEMGYRGLFAGFMPRVIKVAPACAVMISTYEFGKTFFQQMNLDRE from the exons ATGGGGGAACGGGCTGTCAGCGGCTCCGTGGCTGCGATCTCTCCAGTGCAGCAGATGCTGGCTTCTGGTACTGGAGCCCTCCTCACATCTATTTTTG TCACACCGCTGGACGTTGTGAAGATCAGGCTGCAGGCTCAGCAAAAACCGTTCCGCCAAG GGAAATGTTTCTTGTATTGTAATGGACTGATGGATCACGTCTATGTGTGTCAAAATGGAACCAGTTGCAACAGCTGGTACAAAACACCAACACATTTCAGTGGGACACTT GATGCTTTTGTGAAAATCACTCGTCACGAAGGACTCAGGTCTTTGTGGAGTGGACTACCACCAACACT ggtTATGGCTGTACCTGCTACCGTCATCTACTTCACCTGCTACGACCAGCTGCGGGACTTCCTGAGATACGGTCTGGGTTTCCAGGGCAGCCACATCCCTCTCGTTGCTGGGGGCCTGGCCAGAT tgggGGCTGTGACGGTGATCAGCCCTCTGGAGCTGGTCAGGACCAAGATGCAGTCCCGCCAGGTGTCCTACAGCGAACTGCGGGTGTGTATCCGCTCTGCTGTGGCTCAGGACGGACTGCTGTCCCTGTGGAGGGGCTGGGGACCCACCGTCCTCAGAGACGTACCCTTCTCTG CGTTGTACTGGTTTAACTATGAACTGGTAAAGGCCCGGCTGTGTGAACAGTCCCGACTGACTCAGGCCAACTTCTCCATCAGCTTTACAGCAGGAGCCATCTCTGGAGCT ATCGCTGCAATCCTGACGCTGCCTTTTGACGTGGTGAAGACACGGAGACAGATCCAGCTGGGAGAAATGGACACTCTGGGAG CCTCCTTAAAGAGAACCACATCCACATGGCACATAATGAAGGAAATCTGGGCCGAGATGGGCTACAGGGGCCTTTTTGCAG GTTTCATGCCCAGGGTGATCAAAGTGGCCCCAGCCTGTGCTGTCATGATAAGCACCTACGAATTTGGAAAGACCTTCTTCCAACAGATGAACCTCGATCGAGAGTGA
- the grna gene encoding granulin a, whose product MQRWVLICWALLALVGADECPDGGSCGNGQTCCNNPANGYECCPLDQAECCGDHMHCCPAGTVCDTATYSCLSSTGSIPWVERAAADQPGLSRSFRMIKAYMGEDEDNICPDLSRCPPEFSCLRALTKYGCCPIAQGVSCSDGKHCCPEGHQCSADCRSCIKEELATTVLCSDGVSECPEETSCCETPEGTWGCCPMPKAVCCGDKTHCCPEGSTCDVENSKCISLSTKKETPMWAKLPARMRAVWENKKENEPVTAHTVGGGGSEKSPEVTTVSTVPPPETEVPSVTEAAAGNDVPCDETGSCPDNTTCCKNPEGGWGCCPLPEAVCCEDLIHCCPKGKKCNVAVQTCEDPTCSVPWFQKVPAIPKQGAQVGNVTCDDTHACPDDTTCCKTTTGDWACCPLPKAVCCDDHEHCCPEGTTCDLTTLTCNSASGLTPMMQKIPAFATAAPTTVAATTQSQAKGTEQTEEPETEDEEEEEEEENKGEVEVIQCDDHVTCPGSTTCCFTSQSQTWGCCPIPKASCCRDGIHCCPFGYICDASYCIRGEVVIPWYTKLPATTRIEADPSAVQCDRLNQCPEHTTCCQLLTGEWGCCPLQDAVCCPDKQHCCPQGYTCNMASNSCQKIIMLQLESVPLTPVYLLKHEPMLSPSKDRDVKCDDQESCPDGNTCCRTDATSWGCCPLPSALCCSDMVHCCPNGYACTDSGECTKDTRLQWHKWDMFYANKKRALIL is encoded by the exons ATGCAGAGGTGGGTTTTGATCTGTTGGGCCCTCCTGGCTCTGGTTGGTGCTGATGAGTGTCCAGATGGAGGGAGTTGTGGAAACGGTCAAACCTGCTGCAACAACCCGGCCAACGGCTATGAATGCTGCCCGCTTGATCAG GCTGAGTGCTGTGGGGATCACATGCATTGCTGTCCTGCGGGAACAGTCTGCGATACAGCCACGTATAGCTGTTTGAGCTCCACTGGGTCCATCCCCTGGGTGGAAAGAGCTGCTGCTGATCAGCCCGGACTCTCCAGA TCCTTCAGGATGATCAAGGCGTACATGGGAGAGGATGAAGACAACATCTGTCCTGATCTGTCACGATGCCCACCTGAGTTTTCCTGCCTGAGGGCCTTGACAAAGTATGGCTGCTGTCCCATAGCTCAG GGAGTCTCCTGCTCTGATGGGAAACACTGCTGTCCTGAGGGCCACCAGTGCAGCGCAGACTGCCGCTCCTGCATCAAAGAAG AGCTTGCGACTACAGTTCTGTGCAGCGACGGAGTGTCAGAGTGTCCAGAGGAAACCAGCTGCTGTGAAACCCCAGAAGGAACGTGGGGCTGCTGTCCCATGCCAAAG GCTGTGTGCTGCGGGGATAAGACACACTGCTGTCCTGAAGGGAGCACATGTGATGTCGAAAACTCCAAATGTATTTCCTTATCTACCAAAAAAGAGACGCCGATGTGGGCCAAACTACCTGCCAGGATGAGAGCAGTCTGGGAGAACAAGAAAG aaaatgaacctGTCACTGCACATACAGTTGGTGGTGGTGGCTCAGAAAAATCCCCTGAAGTCACCACAGTGAGTACAGTTCCTCCTCCAGAGACGGAAGTACCATCAGTCACCGAGGCAGCTGCAG GCAATGATGTCCCCTGTGATGAAACAGGATCCTGTCCAGATAACACCACATGCTGTAAAAACCCAGAGGGCGGCTGGGGTTGCTGTCCTCTACCAGAG GCTGTTTGTTGTGAAGATTTAATTCACTGCTGCCCAAAAGGTAAGAAATGTAACGTGGCTGTACAGACCTGTGAGGATCCAACATGCTCTGTGCCGTGGTTCCAGAAGGTACCCGCGATTCCCAAACAGGGCGCACAGGTGGGGAATGTCACATGTGACGATACCCACGCTTGTCCTGATGACACTACCTGCTGCAAGACCACAACAGGAGACTGGGCCTGCTGTCCTCTACCTAAG GCGGTCTGTTGTGACGACCACGAACACTGCTGCCCTGAGGGCACCACCTGTGACCTGACCACGCTCACCTGTAACAGCGCCTCGGGCTTAACGCCCATGATGCAGAAGATACCTGCGTTCGCCACGGCGGCGCCCACTACGGTGGCCGCTACGACCCAAAGTCAGGCAAAAGGCACAGAGCAAACAGAGGAGCCTGAGacagaggacgaggaggaggaggaagaggaggagaataaAGGAGAAGTGGAGGTCATTCAGTGTGACGACCACGTCACCTGCCCTGGGTCCACCACCTGCTGCTTCACGAGCCAGTCTCAAACGTGGGGCTGTTGCCCGATACCAAAA GCTTCGTGCTGCAGGGATGGGATCCACTGCTGTCCCTTCGGATACATATGCGACGCGAGCTACTGCATCCGAGGTGAAGTGGTGATCCCATGGTACACCAAGCTTCCAGCCACCACAAGAATCGAGGCCGATCCCAGCGCTGTGCAGTGCGACCGGCTGAATCAATGTCCTGAACACACCACCTGCTGCCAGCTGCTCACGGGCGAGTGGGGCTGCTGCCCGCTGCAAGAT GCTGTGTGCTGCCCAGATAAGCAGCACTGCTGCCCACAGGGATACACCTGCAACATGGCCTCTAACTCCTGTCAGAAGATCATCATGCTGCAGCTCGAGTCCGTCCCGCTGACACCGGTGTATCTGCTCAAGCATGAACCCATGCTGAGTCCCTCAAAGGACAGAGACGTCAAGTGTGATGATCAAGAGAGCTGTCCAGATGGAAACACCTGCTGCAGGACCGACGCTACTTCATGGGGCTGCTGTCCACTTCCCTCC GCGTTGTGCTGCAGCGATATGGTGCACTGCTGTCCCAACGGCTACGCCTGCACTGACAGTGGAGAATGTACCAAGGACACCAGGCTCCAGTGGCACAAGTGGGATATGTTCTACGCCAACAAGAAGAGAGCTCTAATTTTGTGA